The following DNA comes from Thermococcus piezophilus.
GCTGTTTTTATCCCATTCTCCAGAGGAAACTGGTCTTTTTGACTGTTAAATGATTTTGAAGTCTGAAAATTAATTTTTCTCTTTTCTTCGGCCTTTGGAAATCTAGCGAACATTCTTGTTCACAGAATTTTTGAGCTGTACAGGCCCTGAAATTCCTGAGAGAGGTTCCTAAAAGGCCCCGAATAGAAGATCCTCGTAGCGTTGAAACCACCCTTCTGCAGAAAAACTTATAAGATTCAAGGCACTTTATAGCCATATAGAGCAAAAGAAGGAAAAAGCCGCCCTGTTGCAATAAGACTCTAGGAGAATTGAAAATATCGTTGGTATATTGCTCGTATTGCGGGGTCAGTGGGTTGCAATAAGACTCTAGGAGAATTGAAAACCACCACCACGTTGCATAAGCCAGCGCCTCCTTTTCAGTTGCAATAAGACTCTAGGAGAATTGAAAATATCAGTTGACGCTACAAGCGACCAGGTGTTCCCACCGTTGCAATAAGACTCTAGGAGAATTGAAAAGTGGCGAGATTAGTGATGGACCACATGAGCTTAGCGAGTTGCAATAAGACTCTAGGAGAATTGAAAACTCCTACTGCAATTTTCACATCAAGCGCGTAACCGTGTTGCAATAAGACTCTAGGAGAATTGAAAATTACTGCCCTATCAAGTCCGTAACCTAGAGGATGCCCGTTGCAATAAGACTCTAGGAGAATTGAAAATGCATCTTCGACCTCCTCAATGACTTCGCTCACGCTCGTTGCAATAAGACTCTAGGAGAATTGAAAAACGGAAGAAGAGAGAAGATACTTCAAAGGGCTTGCAGGTTGCAATAAGACTCTAGGAGAATTGAAAATAAGAGCCCTCACAAGCATTCCTTTATCTGCAAGTGTTGCAATAAGACTCTAGGAGAATTGAAAGAAAACCCGCCGTCACCGCCGCCGTCATTGGGACATCAAGTTGCAATAAGACTCTAGGAGAATTGAAAGAGGGCAAAGACAGCGCCTATCTGTAGTTTCAATAAGACTCCAAGAGACCCAGAGCCCTTAAAATATACCTATGGAATGCAGAGGGCCTCACCCAACGGTGAATATCCTTATCGTGTTCGTTCCAGCGGTCTTCCCTATCGGCGTTCCTTTCGTCAGCAGAACCGTGTCGTTTTCGTTCACGAGACCAAGGCCCTTGATGAGGTTCAGTATCTCGCGCTCGCTGGTCTCCTCGACGAGGAAGGGGTAGACTCCATAGGAGAACATGAGGCTGTTGGCAACCTTCTCGTCGGTGGCAAAAGCCAGAATCCACTGTCTCGGCTTGAAACGGGATATCAGCCTAGCCGTCTCACCTGTCCTCGTAGGGGTAAGGATGTACTTGATGTCTATCGAGTTGAGGGCCTCTATGATGCTCCTCGCTATGGCGTCTTTTATGGTGCTCTTTTTGGGCATCTGGCCCTTCCACTCGCTCATCTTCCACTCTACCACGCGCGTTGACCAGAGGGAATCGCGGTAGGCTTCGGTGGTTCTTGCTATCTTAGCCATCATCTTGATTGCGTCGACAGGATACTTGCCTACAGCAGTCTCTTCCGAGAGCATAACCGCGTCCGTTCCGTCGAGGATGGCGTTGGCCACGTCTGTGACCTCTGCCCTCGTGGGAAGCTTTTCCTGGGTCATTGATTCGAGCATCTGGGTGGCTGTTATGGCGGGCTTGCCCGCCATGTTGGCCTTTTTTAGGAGCTTTTTCTGGAGCACCGGGAGCCTCTCAATCGGCATCTCGACTCCCAAATCGCCCCGGGCTATCATTATGCCATCGGCCGCGCTGAGTATCTGGTCGAAGTTCTTTACTGCATCGGGTCTCTCTATCTTAGCGATTATGAAGATCTTCGCGTTTCTCTCCTCCACGAAGCGCCTGACCTTCAGAACGTCGTAGGCCGAGCCGACGAAGCTTATTCCTACAGCGTCCATGCCGTGCTCTATTGCGAACTCAAGAAACTGCAAATCCTTCTCCGTCACCGCGTCTATCGCTATCCTTGCATTCGGGACGTTTATGCCCTTGTGGGAGAAGAGTGTGCCTCCAACGAGAACTTTACAGACCACGTCGATATCGTGAACCTCCTCGACACGGAGCGCTATAAAGCCATCACTC
Coding sequences within:
- the pyk gene encoding pyruvate kinase, whose protein sequence is MRLPSHKTKIIATIGPASLKRKTVETMVKAGMSVARINFAHGDFEQHAKTVELVRKVSDRLNRPIAILGDLPGVKIRVGEIQNGSVTLRRWQTITLTTRDVVGNEAEIPVQFKDFPKMVSKGDVIYLSDGFIALRVEEVHDIDVVCKVLVGGTLFSHKGINVPNARIAIDAVTEKDLQFLEFAIEHGMDAVGISFVGSAYDVLKVRRFVEERNAKIFIIAKIERPDAVKNFDQILSAADGIMIARGDLGVEMPIERLPVLQKKLLKKANMAGKPAITATQMLESMTQEKLPTRAEVTDVANAILDGTDAVMLSEETAVGKYPVDAIKMMAKIARTTEAYRDSLWSTRVVEWKMSEWKGQMPKKSTIKDAIARSIIEALNSIDIKYILTPTRTGETARLISRFKPRQWILAFATDEKVANSLMFSYGVYPFLVEETSEREILNLIKGLGLVNENDTVLLTKGTPIGKTAGTNTIRIFTVG